Proteins from a single region of Streptomyces spectabilis:
- a CDS encoding GAF domain-containing sensor histidine kinase, giving the protein MSVPPASAAPPPSEGMSAPADEAEAAARAGRSLQDLSTELTARVPQLLEAMRSVGTGLELHTTLDRICETAAKLTNARYAAIGVVAEDGEGLSDFVSYGIDEATAERIGRLPDGHRGLLGALIHQPETLCLADLSTDPRSCGFPADHPPMRTFLGVPIRVQGEIFGNLYLTEKRVGAAPGEAAEFNDYDVHMVRVLATEAGIAVGNARLYEAAKQRERWIDGSVAVTTALLSGSDAEDALAVVAEQARHLADSAAGIVLLPDDEGGMEIVAVSSDEPSGALGVTVPPESRIIADLLDGQAVFLDDAATDPRIMTDLARGYGPVMMLPLQSDGRVLGTLVTPRARGGRPFTETERTLATQFASQAALALMMAEAQRDRERLAVYEDRDRIARDLHDLVIQRLFATGMMLESAQRRSVVPEVVRGVGKAVDELDVTIQEIRTAIFALQQGPAEAPSGLRTRVLREINMAAVPLGFKPSHRFLGPVDTVVSELTGKNLIAALREALSNAFRHAGADRIDVVVDATLVLPDGRQGVRLTVADDGVGITEGGRRSGLKNLKRRAESLGGASWYGPGIGEDGGGTTVVWQAPH; this is encoded by the coding sequence ATGTCCGTCCCCCCGGCCTCCGCCGCGCCGCCGCCCTCCGAGGGCATGTCGGCCCCGGCAGACGAGGCCGAGGCCGCCGCGCGGGCCGGCCGTAGTCTCCAGGACCTCTCCACGGAGCTCACCGCGCGCGTACCGCAGCTCCTGGAGGCGATGCGGTCCGTCGGGACGGGTCTTGAGCTGCACACCACCCTGGACCGCATCTGTGAGACCGCCGCCAAGCTGACGAACGCCCGCTACGCCGCGATCGGCGTCGTGGCCGAGGACGGCGAGGGGCTCTCGGACTTCGTCTCCTACGGCATCGACGAGGCCACGGCCGAGCGCATCGGACGCCTGCCCGACGGCCACCGCGGGCTGCTCGGCGCGCTCATCCACCAGCCCGAGACGCTGTGCCTCGCCGACCTCTCCACCGACCCGCGCTCCTGCGGCTTCCCCGCCGACCACCCGCCGATGCGCACCTTCCTGGGGGTGCCGATCCGCGTCCAGGGCGAGATCTTCGGGAACCTGTACCTCACGGAGAAGCGCGTCGGGGCGGCTCCCGGGGAGGCCGCGGAGTTCAACGACTACGACGTGCACATGGTGCGGGTCCTCGCCACCGAGGCGGGCATCGCGGTCGGCAACGCCCGCCTGTACGAGGCCGCCAAGCAGCGCGAGCGGTGGATCGACGGCTCCGTGGCGGTCACCACGGCGCTGCTCTCGGGCTCCGACGCGGAGGACGCCCTCGCGGTCGTCGCGGAGCAGGCCCGGCACCTCGCGGACTCGGCGGCCGGGATCGTGCTGCTCCCGGACGACGAGGGCGGCATGGAGATCGTCGCCGTCTCATCGGACGAACCCAGCGGCGCGCTCGGCGTCACCGTCCCCCCGGAGAGCCGCATCATCGCCGACCTCCTCGACGGACAGGCGGTGTTCCTCGACGACGCGGCCACCGACCCGCGCATCATGACGGACCTCGCGCGCGGGTACGGCCCCGTGATGATGCTGCCCCTCCAGAGCGACGGCCGGGTCCTGGGGACCCTCGTCACGCCCCGCGCGCGGGGCGGACGGCCGTTCACCGAGACGGAGCGGACCCTCGCCACCCAGTTCGCCTCGCAGGCCGCGCTCGCCCTGATGATGGCCGAGGCACAGCGCGACCGGGAGCGGCTCGCGGTCTACGAGGACCGCGACCGCATCGCCCGCGACCTGCACGACCTGGTCATCCAGCGGCTCTTCGCCACCGGGATGATGCTGGAGAGCGCCCAGCGCCGGTCCGTGGTGCCCGAGGTGGTGCGGGGCGTCGGCAAGGCCGTCGACGAGCTGGACGTGACCATCCAGGAGATCCGCACCGCGATCTTCGCGCTCCAGCAGGGCCCCGCAGAGGCGCCTTCGGGCCTGCGGACGCGGGTCCTGCGCGAGATCAACATGGCCGCCGTGCCGCTCGGCTTCAAGCCCTCGCACCGCTTCCTGGGGCCCGTCGACACGGTCGTCAGCGAGCTCACCGGCAAGAACCTCATCGCGGCCCTGCGCGAGGCCCTGTCGAACGCGTTCCGGCACGCGGGCGCCGATCGCATCGACGTCGTCGTCGACGCCACCCTCGTGCTGCCCGACGGCCGCCAGGGCGTGCGCCTGACGGTGGCCGACGACGGCGTGGGCATCACCGAGGGCGGCCGCCGCAGCGGTCTGAAGAACCTCAAGCGACGGGCCGAGTCCCTGGGCGGCGCGAGTTGGTACGGGCCCGGCATCGGCGAGGACGGCGGCGGCACGACGGTGGTGTGGCAGGCACCGCACTGA
- a CDS encoding M23 family metallopeptidase, with amino-acid sequence MCARPSSPSRPSRPRRVRTRRPRRLVAVPVLLCALIALGTPPTAAAHGTDGTDRTDGPEGSGTSAEVVRLYEEASKATERYEVERRAAELQRGRVKKLDRLLADERYQVAVLREDLGRMASAQYRTGGGLPLTARLLLADSPDELLRGRRALGQADLAVTNAVAKTQRAAARLTTARQSAERARGVLDRRTARLARLKRNIETKLESARWTLQGEADEAVTAGQCRGAVRLEQPEPAATRAWVAPVETYELSAGFDSAGERWARRHTGQDFAVDIGAPVRAVGEGRVVRVACGGAFGIEVVVRHPDGYYTQYAHLAAVTVDQGDAVRAGQWVGQAGTTGNSTGPHLHFEARLTPDLGSGVDPAKWLDERGVSLESASTG; translated from the coding sequence ATGTGTGCCCGCCCGAGCAGCCCGAGCCGCCCGAGTCGTCCGCGCCGTGTCCGTACCCGCCGTCCGCGGCGCCTGGTCGCCGTGCCGGTCCTGCTGTGCGCGCTCATCGCCCTGGGCACGCCGCCGACCGCGGCCGCCCACGGGACCGACGGGACGGACAGGACGGACGGCCCCGAAGGGTCGGGCACCAGCGCCGAGGTGGTCCGCCTCTACGAAGAGGCGTCCAAGGCCACCGAGCGCTACGAAGTGGAGCGGCGCGCCGCCGAACTGCAGCGGGGCCGCGTCAAGAAGCTCGACCGGCTGCTCGCCGACGAGCGCTACCAGGTCGCCGTCCTGCGCGAGGACCTCGGTCGGATGGCCAGCGCGCAGTACCGCACCGGCGGCGGTCTTCCGCTCACCGCGCGGCTGCTGCTCGCGGACAGCCCCGACGAACTGCTGCGCGGCAGGCGCGCCCTCGGCCAGGCAGACCTCGCCGTCACCAACGCCGTCGCCAAGACCCAGCGGGCCGCCGCCCGGCTGACGACCGCCAGGCAGTCGGCGGAGCGGGCGCGCGGCGTTCTCGACCGGCGCACGGCACGCCTCGCGCGCCTGAAGAGGAACATCGAGACGAAGCTGGAGTCGGCGCGCTGGACCCTCCAGGGCGAGGCGGACGAGGCTGTAACGGCCGGTCAGTGCCGGGGCGCCGTGCGCCTGGAGCAACCGGAACCGGCCGCCACGCGCGCGTGGGTGGCGCCCGTGGAGACGTACGAGCTGTCCGCGGGCTTCGACAGCGCGGGCGAGCGGTGGGCGCGACGGCACACGGGGCAGGACTTCGCCGTCGACATCGGTGCCCCGGTACGGGCGGTGGGCGAGGGGCGCGTGGTGCGGGTCGCCTGCGGCGGGGCCTTCGGCATCGAGGTCGTGGTGCGCCACCCGGACGGCTACTACACGCAGTACGCGCACCTGGCGGCCGTGACCGTCGACCAGGGGGACGCGGTACGCGCCGGGCAGTGGGTCGGGCAGGCGGGCACGACGGGCAACTCGACAGGGCCGCATCTGCACTTCGAGGCCCGCCTCACCCCGGACCTGGGCTCGGGCGTGGACCCGGCGAAGTGGCTGGACGAGCGCGGGGTGAGCCTGGAGTCGGCCTCTACGGGCTGA
- a CDS encoding Cof-type HAD-IIB family hydrolase: MTSATARPRTPDPSVPPRLIATDLDGTLLRDDKSVSERTIAALAAAETAGIEVFFVTGRPARWMNVVADHVHGHGLAICANGAAVVDLHGGPGAHRFTKVRGLAAPNALEVVELLRAAAPGTSFAVDRTGGVHHEPEYPPLRMDPAGSVAPAEKLLMADAACAEEPILKLLAHHPEMAPDAFLALAREAAGGRAEITRSSPTALLEISAPGVTKAGTLALCCAERGISPDEVVAFGDMPNDVEMLSWAGVSYAMGNAHPDVIAAASGRTVANNEDGVAVVIERILADRLSVEAG; the protein is encoded by the coding sequence GTGACCTCAGCTACCGCCCGGCCCCGGACCCCGGACCCCTCCGTACCGCCCCGGCTGATCGCCACGGACCTGGACGGCACGCTGCTGCGCGACGACAAGTCCGTGTCCGAGCGCACGATCGCCGCACTCGCCGCCGCCGAGACGGCCGGGATCGAGGTCTTCTTCGTGACCGGGCGCCCCGCTCGCTGGATGAACGTGGTCGCCGACCACGTCCACGGCCACGGCCTGGCGATCTGCGCGAACGGCGCGGCGGTCGTCGACCTGCACGGCGGCCCCGGGGCGCACCGCTTCACCAAGGTGCGGGGCCTGGCCGCGCCGAACGCCCTCGAGGTCGTCGAGCTGCTCCGCGCCGCCGCTCCCGGCACGTCCTTCGCCGTCGACCGTACGGGCGGGGTGCACCACGAGCCGGAGTACCCGCCGCTGCGCATGGACCCCGCGGGCAGCGTGGCACCCGCGGAGAAGCTCCTCATGGCGGACGCCGCCTGCGCGGAGGAGCCCATCCTCAAGCTGCTCGCCCACCACCCCGAGATGGCACCGGACGCCTTCCTGGCACTCGCGCGCGAAGCCGCGGGCGGGCGCGCCGAGATCACCCGCTCCAGCCCGACCGCCCTCCTGGAGATCAGCGCCCCCGGCGTCACCAAGGCGGGCACCCTCGCGCTGTGCTGCGCCGAGCGCGGCATCTCCCCGGACGAGGTCGTGGCCTTCGGGGACATGCCGAACGACGTGGAGATGCTCTCCTGGGCCGGAGTGTCGTACGCGATGGGCAACGCCCACCCCGACGTGATCGCCGCCGCCTCGGGCCGTACGGTCGCCAACAACGAGGACGGCGTGGCGGTCGTCATCGAACGCATCCTGGCGGACCGCCTCTCCGTAGAGGCCGGTTGA